The genomic interval TAACAGGAAAATTAGGGGAATTAAAAGATACAGTTGTAGATGAAGCTAAAAAAGCAAAAGATGAAGCAGTTGCAAAAGCTGAAGAATTAAAAGATAAGGCTGTAAATAAAGCAAATGAATTAAAAGAAAATGCTGAAAATAAAGCAGCAGAATTAAAAGATAAAGCCGAAGAAAAAGCAAAAGAACTAAAAGAAGGTGCTGAAGGGAAAGCAACAGAATTAAAAGATAAAGTTGTTGGTGGAGCAGACGATCTTTTAAACAAATTTAAAAAATAATAGTTAATAAGGGGGGTATTTTTATAATACCCCTATAATTTATATAAAAAATGGAGGAAACAAGAAATGAAAAAATTAGTATTAGTAGTTGGTTTAATTTTAGGTTTAAGTGCAATGGCAGAAGATACTAGTGTAGCTTCTAAAATAGAAAGTGCAAAAAAAGATGTGGTTAATACATTAAAGAAAGCTGAAGAAAAAGCTGGAGAAATAAAAGATAAAGTTGAAGAAAAAGTAGAAAACATAAAAGCAGATGCAAAGAAAGATACAACAAAAGATGTAGAAGCAGCAAAAGCAGATGCAAAGAAAGAAGTAAAAAAAGTAGAATCAAAAGCAGATGCGGCTAAAGCGGATGCAAAGAAAGAAGTAGAAAAAGCAAAGAAAGAAGCAGATTCTAAAGTAGAAGCAGCAAAAGCAGATGCTAAAAAAGAAGTAGAAAAAGTAGAATCAAAAGCAGATGCGGCTAAAGCGGATGCAAAGAAAGAAGTAGAAAAAGCAAAGAAAGAAGCAGATTCTAAAGTAGAAGCAGTAAAAAAAGATGCTAAAAAAGAAGTAGAAAAAGCAGAATCAAAAGCAGATGCGGCTAAAGCGGATGCAAAGAAAGAAGTAGAAAAAGTAAAGAAAGAAGCAGATTCTAAAGTAGAAGCAGCTAAAAATGATGCTAAAAAAGATCTAGTAAAAGATAAAGCAGAAGATACTAGCAAAATGGAAGAATTAAAAGAAAATGTAAAAGAAAAAGCTACAGCTGTTAAAAAAGGGACAAAAAAAGTTGCTAAAAAAGTAAAAAATAAAACTAAATCAGCAGTAAAAAAAGTTGTAGAAAAAGTTGAAGAAGCAGCAAAATAAATTTAATTAAAATTTAAATAAATTCACTTAGAGGCTGTTGTAAATTCATAAAAAGTAAAAAATAGTTCGTAACTCACTTATTTTTTACTTTAAGATTGAAATTTTAAATTTGCAACAGTCTCTTTTTTTATTTTCAAATACAATTTTGTTTTGAGTTCATATAGTTTTAAAAATAATTTGACAACTAAAGGCTTTTAATATAATATATAACTAATCAAGTTAACTATTATTTGATGTATTTTTAAAAGAAAGGGGGAGGAAGAATGGAATTACAATTACATACAGGAGACATAGGGAACTACTTAAAAGACCACGATATAAAACCTTCCTACCAAAGGATGAAAATATTTCAATATTTATTAGATAATCATGTACATCCAACAGTGGATACAATATATAAGGCACTTTGTCCAGAGATACCAACTTTATCAAAAACAACTGTCTACAATACATTAAATTTATTTGTAGAAAAAAAGTTGGTTCAAGTTATAGTAATAGAAGAAAATGAAACAAGATATGATTTAATAACTCATACTCATGGACATTTTAAATGTAATTGCTGTGGAGCACTATTTGATGTTGAATTAAATATTGATTACAGTATGAGCCCAGAACTAGCAGATTGTGAAATTGATGAAAAACATATTTACTTTAAAGGTTTATGTAAAAATTGCAAAGGAAAACAAAATTAAAATTTATTAATTTTTAATTTACCTGTTGACACTATATTAAAAATATGTTAAAATACCAAAGTCTTAGAAAGCAGAATACAGGAAAAACTCGCGTACCATATTAAATTATGGGAGGATCATTAAGGATACCGTTAAAGAGTGGACTTGTTTTTGATAAATAGTTTACACTTTGATGTAGATTGTGAAGGAGTTAAAATCAAAAGATTTCTTCGTTTAGTTGAGTAGAATTGTATGAGCTATATAAGATTAGAAAATACAATTTAATAGGAGGAATGCAGATGAGAGTACAAGTAATTTTAGAATGTACAGAAACAAAGTTAAGACACTATACTACAACAAAAAATAAAAAGACTCATCCAGAAAGATTGGAAATGATGAAGTACAATCCAGTATTGAAGAAACATACTTTGTATAAAGAAACAAAGAAGTAGGATGAAAATTTAAGTAACAACACATGCAGGTCAATGGCTCAATTGGTAGAGCATCGGTCTCCAAAACCGAGGGTTGGGGGTTCGAGTCCCTCTTGACCTGCCACTTTTTTATGAAAGGAGATAGAGATATTTATGAATTTATTTCAAAAGGTTAAAATGGAATACTCAAAAGTTGAATGGCCTTCAAAAACAGAAGTAATACATTCTACTATATGGGTTATAACAATGACTGTTATAGTATCTGTCTACCTTGGTGTGTTTGATATTCTTGCGGTAAAGGCTTTAAACGCCTTGGAGGCATTAATATGAGTATAGAAAATGTAAGAAAATGGTTTATGATTCATACTTATTCTGGATATGAAAAAAAAGTAAAAACAGACCTTGAACAAAAGGTTGGGACATTACAATTAAGAGATGTCGTTACTAATATATTAGTTCCAGAAGAAGAAACAACTGAAATCGTTAGGGGAAAACCTAAAAAGATATACAGAAAACTTTTTCCTGCATATGTCATGCTTGAAATGGAAGCTACAAGAGAAGAAAATGAAAATGGAATAAGCTATAAAGTAGATCCTGATGTGTGGTATATAATAAGAAACACAAACGGAGTTACTGGTTTCGTAGGAGTAGGTTCAGACCCAATTCCTATGGAAGATGACGAAGTAAAAAATATATTCAATATTATAGGTATGGATACATCAAAAGAAACTATAAAGCTTGACTTTGCTGAAGGGGACTTTGTTAAAATATTAAAAGGTTCTTTTATTGACCAAGAAGGACAAGTCGCTGAAATTGATTATGAACATGGCAGAGTTAAAGTAATGGTTGATATTTTTGGAAGAATGACACCAGTTGAAATAGAAGTAGATGGTGTTTTGAAGGTGTAGTACACACAATCTTATGGAGGTGTAATTTAAAAAATGGCAAAAGAAGTAATTCAAATAATAAAACTACAATTACCAGCAGGTAAGGCAAACCCTGCTCCACCAGTTGGACCAGCATTAGGACAACACGGTGTAAATATAATGGAATTTTGTAAAGCGTTCAACGCTAAAACTCAAGATAAAGCTGGATGGATAATCCCTGTGGAAATTTCTGTTTATAGTGACAGATCATTCACATTTATATTAAAAACTCCACCTGCATCTGACTTATTAAAGAAAGCTGCTGGAATATCATCAGGAGCAAAAAACTCTAAAAAAGAAGTTGCAGGAAAAATTACTACTGCAAAGTTAAGAGAATTAGCTGAAACTAAAATGCCTGACTTAAATGCTTCATCTGTAGAAACAGCTATGAAGATAATTGCAGGATCAGCAAGATCAATGGGAATAAAAATCGAAGACTAATTGCTTTATAATTTAGTGGTAGAGTTTAACTCGTTAAGCCACAAAGGGAGGAAATGTAATAATGGCAAAACATAGAGGAAAAAAATATTTAGAAGTAGCTAAATTAGTTGAAACAGGAAAACTTTATGACATAAGAGAAGCTCTTGAATTAGTTCAAAAAACAAGAACTGCAAAATTTACAGAGACTGTTGAAGTAGCATTAAGACTTGGAGTAGACCCAAGACATGCTGACCAACAAATCAGAGGTACAGTTGTATTACCTCATGGAACAGGAAAAACTGTTAAAATACTAGCAATCACTTCAGGTGAAAATATAGAAAAAGCACTAGCTGCAGGAGCAGACTATGCTGGAGCAGAAGAATACATCAACCAAATTCAACAAGGTTGGTTAGACTTTGATTTAGTAATCGCAACTCCAGACATGATGCCTAAAATCGGAAGATTAGGGAAAATATTAGGAACTAAAGGTTTAATGCCTAACCCTAAATCAGGAACAGTAACTCCTGATATCGCAGCAGCAGTATCTGAATTCAAAAAAGGTAAACTTGCATTCAGAGTAGATAAATTAGGATCTATCCATGCTCCAATAGGAAAAGTTGATTTCGATTTAGATAAAATTGAAGAAAACTTTAAAGCATTTATGGATCAAATCATCAGATTAAAACCAGCTACATCTAAAGGACAATACTTAAGAACAGTAGCAGTATCATTAACTATGGGACCAGGAGTAAAAATGGATCCTGCTATAGTTGCTAAAATCGTTGGATAATTAAATTGAATATAAATCCAAACCAAAGACCGTAGGGGGAGATAATCCTTAAATAACCTACCGAGGTTGGAAGTTAGATATACTAACCTCAACACTCAACCCCTGTCTTTGTATAGGGGTATATTTTTTAAAAAAAGAGGAGGTGAATCAATATGGCAACTCAAGTTAAGAAAGAACTTGTAGCAGAATTAGTTGAAAAAATTAAAAAAGCTCAATCAGTTGTTTTTGTTGATTATCAAGGTATTAAGGTTAATGAAGAAACTTCATTAAGAAAACAAATGAGAGAAAATGGAGCTGAATACCTAGTAGCTAAAAATAGACTATTTAAAATAGCTCTTAAAGAATCTGGAGTTGAAGATAACTTTGACGAAATATTAGAAGGAACTACAGCATTCGCATTTGGATATAACGATCCAGTAGCACCTGCAAAAGCAGTATTTGATTTAGCTAAAACTAAAGCAAAAGCTAAACAAGACGTATTTAAAATTAAAGGTGGTTACTTAACAGGTAAAAAAGTTAGCGTTCAAGAAGTTGAAGCATTAGCTAAATTACCTTCAAGAGATCAATTACTATCTATGTTATTGAACTCAATGTTAGGACCAATCAGAAAACTTGCTTATGCAACTGTAGC from Fusobacterium pseudoperiodonticum carries:
- a CDS encoding Fur family transcriptional regulator: MELQLHTGDIGNYLKDHDIKPSYQRMKIFQYLLDNHVHPTVDTIYKALCPEIPTLSKTTVYNTLNLFVEKKLVQVIVIEENETRYDLITHTHGHFKCNCCGALFDVELNIDYSMSPELADCEIDEKHIYFKGLCKNCKGKQN
- the nusG gene encoding transcription termination/antitermination protein NusG, producing the protein MSIENVRKWFMIHTYSGYEKKVKTDLEQKVGTLQLRDVVTNILVPEEETTEIVRGKPKKIYRKLFPAYVMLEMEATREENENGISYKVDPDVWYIIRNTNGVTGFVGVGSDPIPMEDDEVKNIFNIIGMDTSKETIKLDFAEGDFVKILKGSFIDQEGQVAEIDYEHGRVKVMVDIFGRMTPVEIEVDGVLKV
- the rpmG gene encoding 50S ribosomal protein L33, with product MRVQVILECTETKLRHYTTTKNKKTHPERLEMMKYNPVLKKHTLYKETKK
- the secE gene encoding preprotein translocase subunit SecE, producing MNLFQKVKMEYSKVEWPSKTEVIHSTIWVITMTVIVSVYLGVFDILAVKALNALEALI
- the rplA gene encoding 50S ribosomal protein L1, with protein sequence MAKHRGKKYLEVAKLVETGKLYDIREALELVQKTRTAKFTETVEVALRLGVDPRHADQQIRGTVVLPHGTGKTVKILAITSGENIEKALAAGADYAGAEEYINQIQQGWLDFDLVIATPDMMPKIGRLGKILGTKGLMPNPKSGTVTPDIAAAVSEFKKGKLAFRVDKLGSIHAPIGKVDFDLDKIEENFKAFMDQIIRLKPATSKGQYLRTVAVSLTMGPGVKMDPAIVAKIVG
- the rplJ gene encoding 50S ribosomal protein L10, translating into MATQVKKELVAELVEKIKKAQSVVFVDYQGIKVNEETSLRKQMRENGAEYLVAKNRLFKIALKESGVEDNFDEILEGTTAFAFGYNDPVAPAKAVFDLAKTKAKAKQDVFKIKGGYLTGKKVSVQEVEALAKLPSRDQLLSMLLNSMLGPIRKLAYATVAIADKKEGSAE
- the rplK gene encoding 50S ribosomal protein L11; this encodes MAKEVIQIIKLQLPAGKANPAPPVGPALGQHGVNIMEFCKAFNAKTQDKAGWIIPVEISVYSDRSFTFILKTPPASDLLKKAAGISSGAKNSKKEVAGKITTAKLRELAETKMPDLNASSVETAMKIIAGSARSMGIKIED